CGGGGCCGTACGCATCCGAAAGGGAGATTTCCGGCAGGGTCCCGCGAAACGACGAAACGATGCATACGCCGCTTTTTTCCAGAAGGCGGCTCGCAAAGCCGAGACGTTCCGGGGAATCGTGATTGCCCGCGATCAGAAAGACGGGAATCTTCTGCCCGGCGAACGACGTCAGAAAGTCGTCGAGGACTTCCACCGCTTCCCCGGGGGGAACGGTCTTGTCATAAATATCCCCCGCGATCAGCACGGCATCCGGTTTTTCGGCGCGGGCAACGTTCAGGATCTGTCCAAAAATATGGCGCTGATCCTCCAGCATGCTGAATTCATTGACGCGCTTGCCGATATGCAGATCCGCCAGATGTAAAAACTTCATCGGATCCTTCCTTCCCGCTTAAGATAAAGGCTCTCCAAACCGGTATCGCCTGCGCTGAAAAGCCCCCGAAGAGAAACAAGCTTCACCGCAAGGGAAGCTTGTCCTTTTCTTCATCTGTTCCTGTTCAGGTCGATCACCTGGAGCGCCGTGATCGCGGCGCCGCACAGGGTTACGATGATTCCGATGATAAACCCGGCAATTGAGATTCCTTTTTTCATGTTATCACCCCATATATTTAAGTTGTTATATATATGATTTTATATCAGGGCCGCCGCTTTGCATCGGCAAGATTGCCGAGCACGGAAGCTCATCATGATTTTACGCTATTATACCATATTCTGTCAGAATAGAAAACGGGTCCCCTGTAAAAAATCTGGTTTCTTCCGCTTTGCATAATCAAATGCTTTCCGGAAGCATATATTACAAAAGCACTACATAAAAATGATTTTTCACAGGAAAGGACTGTTTGGAATGAGTGACCGATATCCCTTTACCTTAAAGCCGCTCCCTTATGCCCAGGAAGCGCTGGAACCCTATCTGGATGCCAAGATCATCTTTTTCCACCACGAAAAGCATCAGCAGGCCTATGTCGACAATCTGAACAAGGCGCTTCAGAAATATCCCGCCTATCAGGATTGGAGCCTGAGGGCCCTGGTGCTTCATGCGGACAGGTTTCCCCAGGCGATCCGCACCGAAATTTACAACAATGCCGGCGGCGTGTTCAACCACGAGCTCTATTTCGACTGTATGACGCCGGAAAAGGATATGCAACCCGGGCCGAACATGGCGGCGGCCATCGAAAACCAGTTCGGTTCCTATGAAAAGTGGAAAGAGAAGATGCAGGATTCCGCCGTTTCCGTGTTCGGCTCGGGCTGGGCATGGCTTCTCGCCGACCGGAGGCGCCAGCTGAGGATTATGAAAACCGCAAATCAGAACGTCCCGATGCTCTCCGCTTTCCAGCCCCTGCTTCTGGTGGATGTCTGGGAGCACGCCTATTATCTTCAGTATCAGAACCGCCGCGCGGAGTACGTGGAGAACTGGTTCAGGCTGATCAACTGGGAATACGTGGAAAAAAGATACCTCGACAGCCCGTGCTTTGTCTGTTAGGCCTTTGATTTTTCAAACGGGCCCTAGATTAAGCGTTTTGCTCTTTTGTGCATATACTGAATTAGAAATGCTTCTTTTGTGGAGGTGGTACCATGGAAATCAAGACGACTGTTTATCATTGCATGGATCCGAATGAAAATCCAATCCCTTACTGGATGAAATATGACGCAAAGGGAAACAAAGTGGAGGTAAAGCCGGAGGAACCGCTGGATCCGGTTCAGCAGTTCAAAAACAACCCGGACTCCTTTTTCCCCGACTTCACCAAACAGAAACAGGGATAAAAAACACCAGGCGAAAACAGCGGAGCCCCGGAAACGGTCATACGATCGTTTTCGGGGCTCCGGCGTTTGATTCAAGCTTTTTTATTTTTTCCTTTTAAACCCGTCCTTCAGCGACACCGAGCGGTTGAAAACAAGGTGCTCCGGCGTGCTGTCCGCGGAATCCACACAAAAATACCCCTGGCGCATGAACTGGAAGGAAGCGGGCGCCTCGGCGTTCGCCAGCGAAGCTTCCACCTTGCTGTTTTTCAGCACCTCCAGGGAATCCGGGTTCAACAGCTTGAGAAAATCGCCCGCCTCCGGGTCCGGCACGGTGAACAGGCTGTCGTAAAGGCGGATTTCCGCCGTGATGGCCGTCTTCGCGTTCACCCAGTGGATCGTCCCCCTTACTTTTCTCCCATCCGGCGTGTTTCCGCCCCGGGTTTCCGGGTCGTATTCCGCGTAAACCTCCGCGACATTCCCACCGTCATCCCGCTTGCAGCCGGTGCACCGGACGATGTAGGCGGTCTTCAAACGGACCTCGTTTCCGGGGAAAAGCCGGAAATAACCCTTTACGGGATGTTCCATGAAGTCTTCCCGCTCGATCCACAGCTCGCGCGAGAAGTCGACGGTGCGCGTTCCATCCTCTGGGCGCTCCGGGTTGTTCTCCACCTGGAATTCCTCCGTTTTGCCCTCCGGGTAATTCGTGACGATCAGCTTCACCGGGTCGAGGACCCCCATGACGCGCCGCGCGTTTTTGTTCAGATCCTCCCGCAGGCAATGCTCCAGGAAGCTGTACTCGATCGTGCTGTTCACCTTCGCGACCCCGATACGCTCTGCAAAATTCCGGATGGAGGCGGGCGTGTAGCCGCGGCGGCGAAGGCCGCAGAGCGTGGGCATGCGGGGATCGTCCCAGCCCGAAACATAGCCCTTTTCGACCAGAAGGCGGAGCTTGCGCTTGCTCATCACCGTGTTGTTGATGCCGAGGCGCGCAAACTCGATCTGGCGCGGCTTGGCGGGAAGGCCGATGTGCTCGATCACCCAGTCGTAAAGGGGCCGGTGCGCTTCAAATTCCAGCGAACACAGCGAATGGGTGATCCCTTCCACGGCGTCCTCGATCGGATGCGCGTAATCGTACATGGGATAAATGCACCATTTGGAGCCCGTGCGGTGATGCTCCGAATGGTTGATCCGGTAGATGACCGGGTCGCGCAGATTGAAGTTGCCTGAGGTCAGGTCGATCTTGGCCCGGAGGGTCATGGCGCCGTCGGGGAATTCCCCGGCGCGCATGCGGCGGAACAGGTCCAGGCTCTCCGCTGTCGGGCGGTCTCGGTACGGGCTGACGGCCGGGTGCGTCAGGTCCCCGCGGTTTTCCTTCACCTGCTCCGGCGTCAGCTCGCACACATAGGCAAAGCCATCCCGGATCAGCTTTTCCGCCAGCTCGTACATGGTTTCAAAATAATCGGAAGCGTAGTAGAACCTGTCATCCCAGCTGTAGCCGAGCCATTTGATGTCCTGCTGGATCGCGCCGACATATTCGGTGTCCTCTTTGCTGGGGTTGGTGTCATCCATGCGCAGATTGCAGATTCCGCCGAATTTTTCGGCCGTTCCGAAATCGATGCAGATCGCTTTCGCGTGGCCGATGTGGAGATAGCCGTTCGGCTCCGGCGGGAAGCGCGTATGCACTCTTTTTCCCTCGAACCGGCCGCCGGGCGCGATATCCTCCTTTACAAAGCCATCGATAAAATTGTCCCCGTTTTCCGCGGGCAGGTTTTCTTTTCGTTCTTCGCTCATATTCCGCTCTCCCATATTTAGGCCTCGTTTAAAAAATCAAGGAACTAGTCTGTTTCGGCTAAAATTGCACCGCCTTTTATTTCTCAAACAAGGCCTAGGAATTCAGTTTTTCCAGTCCGGTCTCAAGCCTTTTCAGAGATTCCCCTTTGCCCAGAATCGCCAGGATTTCCATCGCGCCGCCCGGTGTCACCGTCTGGCCGGCCGCCGCAATCCTCACCGGCCAGAGCAGCGTGCCGTTTTTGACTTCCAGCTTTTGGGCAAGCTGCAGCAGGGTTTCGTGCAGGCTCTCCACCGACCAGTCCGCCAGTGCGCGCAGAGTGTCGATCGCCGCCCGCAGCATCTCTTTCGAATTTTCCAGATTCGTCTTGCTTTTCTTGTTGACAAAATAGTCCGCGGGGTAATCCGGCAGCTCTTTGAAAAATCCGATCATTTCAGGAATCTGGGTCAGCTTGGTCACGCGCGGCTGCAGAATGGAGGTCAGCACCTTCCAGTCCGCCTGAACATCGCCGAACACCCGCCGGTAATACGGCATCGCGGTTTCCGTAAACTGCCCGGGAGTCATGGCACGAAGGTATTCCCCGTTCATCCAGGTCAGCTTGTCGTAATCGAAAATCGCAGGGGCCTTGCTGATCCCGTCGATGGAAAAGCGGCTGACCAGCCCCTGCATGTCCATGATCTCGACGTTGTCCTTCGGGCACCAGCCCAGAAGCGCGATATAATTCACAATGGCCTGCGGCAGATATCCCTCGCGCACCAGATCCGCAAAGCCTGTGGAGCCGTGCCGCTTGGAAAGCTTGGATGAAGTCCCATCCGGATTTTTCCCCTTGATGAGGGGCAGATGCACATAGACGGGAACCTCCCAGCCGAACGCCTCATAAAGCAGGTTGTATTTCGGCGTGGAGGACAGGTATTCGCACCCGCGCACCACATGGGTGATTTCCATCAGATGGTCGTCGACGACGTTGGCAAAGTTGTACGTCGGGAATCCGTCCGATTTCAGCAGAACCTGATCCTCCAGTTCCTTGTTTTCCACGGAAATATCGCCGTAGACCGCGTCGCGGAACGTAGTCGTGCCCTCTATGGGCATTTTCTGGCGGATCACATACGGGGTGCCCTTTTTCAGCTGAGCATCGATTTCCTCTGGGGGAAGGTTGCGGCAGTGCCGGTCGTATCCGCTGAAATCGCCGTTGTCGCTGTGGAGCGACGCCAGCCTTTCCTTGGAGCAAAAGCAGTAATACGCCTTTCCCTCCCGCACCAGCTGTTCCGCATATTTTTTATAGATTTCCTTGCGTTCGCTCTGGACATAAGGCCCGTATTTCCCGCCGATGTCGGGCCCTTCGTCGTGCTGAAGGCCGACGGTTTTCAGCGTATCGTAAATAATTTCGACGGCGCCTTCCACCTGGCGCTCCTGATCCGTATCTTCAATTCTCAGGATAAATTCGCCGCCCATGGATTTTGCGATCAGGTATTCATACAGAGCCGTACGCAGATTCCCCACATGCATGTAGCCGGTCGGGCTGGGTGCAAATCTGGTTCTTACCGTTTTCTTTTGCATCAAAAACACCTCTTATGGTTTTAGAGCCTGAAAAGGCTTAGCTTATTTTTATTATAGCATGATGGAAAGCAGAGCGATTATTTTTAGGCAGTAAAGTTTCCGGATGTGCAAACTCATCATGGCTCAATGTTCTCTCAGGCGTCGGAAGCTCGCTTCCGTATACACCGTGAGGTTATTATACCAAATAATTGAATTTTATCAATCAATCATTGGAAATTTCTCCCGGATATTCCTTCGGGACCCGCACCTTTTGCGAAAAATCAGACGCAGAAAAGACGGGCTGCGGTTAAAAAGGCAAT
This window of the Ruminococcaceae bacterium BL-6 genome carries:
- the sodA gene encoding Superoxide dismutase [Mn] 2; the encoded protein is MIFHRKGLFGMSDRYPFTLKPLPYAQEALEPYLDAKIIFFHHEKHQQAYVDNLNKALQKYPAYQDWSLRALVLHADRFPQAIRTEIYNNAGGVFNHELYFDCMTPEKDMQPGPNMAAAIENQFGSYEKWKEKMQDSAVSVFGSGWAWLLADRRRQLRIMKTANQNVPMLSAFQPLLLVDVWEHAYYLQYQNRRAEYVENWFRLINWEYVEKRYLDSPCFVC
- a CDS encoding conserved protein of unknown function (Evidence 4 : Unknown function but conserved in other organisms), whose amino-acid sequence is MEIKTTVYHCMDPNENPIPYWMKYDAKGNKVEVKPEEPLDPVQQFKNNPDSFFPDFTKQKQG
- the glnS gene encoding glutamyl-tRNA synthetase (Evidence 2a : Function from experimental evidences in other organisms; PubMedId : 10860750, 1857417, 2464170, 2479982, 6288695, 6389180, 6749844, 9298646, 9562563; Product type e : enzyme) → MGERNMSEERKENLPAENGDNFIDGFVKEDIAPGGRFEGKRVHTRFPPEPNGYLHIGHAKAICIDFGTAEKFGGICNLRMDDTNPSKEDTEYVGAIQQDIKWLGYSWDDRFYYASDYFETMYELAEKLIRDGFAYVCELTPEQVKENRGDLTHPAVSPYRDRPTAESLDLFRRMRAGEFPDGAMTLRAKIDLTSGNFNLRDPVIYRINHSEHHRTGSKWCIYPMYDYAHPIEDAVEGITHSLCSLEFEAHRPLYDWVIEHIGLPAKPRQIEFARLGINNTVMSKRKLRLLVEKGYVSGWDDPRMPTLCGLRRRGYTPASIRNFAERIGVAKVNSTIEYSFLEHCLREDLNKNARRVMGVLDPVKLIVTNYPEGKTEEFQVENNPERPEDGTRTVDFSRELWIEREDFMEHPVKGYFRLFPGNEVRLKTAYIVRCTGCKRDDGGNVAEVYAEYDPETRGGNTPDGRKVRGTIHWVNAKTAITAEIRLYDSLFTVPDPEAGDFLKLLNPDSLEVLKNSKVEASLANAEAPASFQFMRQGYFCVDSADSTPEHLVFNRSVSLKDGFKRKK
- the gltX gene encoding Glutamate--tRNA ligase encodes the protein MQKKTVRTRFAPSPTGYMHVGNLRTALYEYLIAKSMGGEFILRIEDTDQERQVEGAVEIIYDTLKTVGLQHDEGPDIGGKYGPYVQSERKEIYKKYAEQLVREGKAYYCFCSKERLASLHSDNGDFSGYDRHCRNLPPEEIDAQLKKGTPYVIRQKMPIEGTTTFRDAVYGDISVENKELEDQVLLKSDGFPTYNFANVVDDHLMEITHVVRGCEYLSSTPKYNLLYEAFGWEVPVYVHLPLIKGKNPDGTSSKLSKRHGSTGFADLVREGYLPQAIVNYIALLGWCPKDNVEIMDMQGLVSRFSIDGISKAPAIFDYDKLTWMNGEYLRAMTPGQFTETAMPYYRRVFGDVQADWKVLTSILQPRVTKLTQIPEMIGFFKELPDYPADYFVNKKSKTNLENSKEMLRAAIDTLRALADWSVESLHETLLQLAQKLEVKNGTLLWPVRIAAAGQTVTPGGAMEILAILGKGESLKRLETGLEKLNS